CGGAATCGAGCCCGCAGACGTGGTCCTGATCATGGGAGCAGGGCCGATGGGGCTTTTGCACTTGCTCGTGGCGCGCTTGCGGGGTGCCACGAGGCTGGTCGTCAGCGAACCCCAGGCCCACCGCCGTGCCATGGCCTCCTCGTTCGGCGCCCATGCGATTCACCCCGAGGAGGTCTACGAAGTCATCATGGCATACACGGAAGGCCGCGGGGCGGACCGGGTCATCGTCGCCAACGCGGTGCCTGAACTGGTAGCGGCAGCTATGCAGCTTGTCAGACCCGGGGGTCGCGTGACGCTGTTCGGCGGATTTGCCCCGGGAACGACCGTCAGCATCGACCCCAACCGGATCCACTATGGCCGTGTGGTCCTCGTGGGAGAGTCGGGATTTGCCCCGATCCATTTCCACCGAGCCGCCGACCTTCTGGCCACGGGGCACGATGCGCTTCCGGTAGAGCGCCTGGTGACGCACCGCTTCACCTTGGACGACATCGGGCAGGCGTTTGAGGTGGCGGCTTCGCAGCAGGCAGTCAAAGTCGAAATCGACGTCGAAGGAGGAGAATAACCATCGCAGCCGTTCTCCGAGGCCTGGGGCTGACGAAGCACTACCCTGGACACACCGCTCTTCGAAGCGTGGACTTCGAGCTTCAGCCGGGCGAGATCCACGCCATCGTAGGGGAAAACGGAGCGGGCAAGTCCACGCTGGTCAAGATCTTGTCCGGCGCGATCCAGCCCAGCGCGGGCACGCTCGAACTGTATGGCCAACCAGTTCGTCTCGTCACGCCATGGCACGCGCTCCGTCTCGGCATTGCGTCGGTGTACCAGGAGCGCGACCTAGTTCCGCAACTGACAGCCGCCGAGAACATCCTGCTGGGGATTGAGCCGCGGCGGCTGGGTTTAATCCAGGGACGCCTTCTCCTGGAGCAGGTTAACGCTCTGCTACAGGAGGTTGGGGTGGACATCTCCCTCAACGTCCCCGTTTGGCAGCTTGGCGCCTCCGAGCAGCAACTGGTAGAGATTGTGAAAGCGTTTGCGCACCAGCCGCGAATTCTTCTCCTTGACGAGCCGACCGCGAGCCTGTCCCGACAGGAGACCGACAGGCTCTTCCTCCTGCTGCGGCAGTGGAAGAGCCGCTCGTCGATCGTGTTCATCTCCCACCGGCTGGAGGAAGTCCTGGAGGTGGCCGACCGCATCACCGTGCTGAGGGATGGCCAGAAGGTGGCAACTGTTCCTCGCGACCAAGCGTCCGTTGACCACCTCGTTTCCCTGATGATAGCCAGACAGATCGAGAATCGGTTTCCGAAGATTCCCATCGCAGCTGGCCGACCAGTGCTGGAGGTCAGGCACCTGACCACGACAAAGCTTCGGGATGTCAGCCTCACGGTCCGTCAAGGCGAGATCGTCGGCATCGCAGGCCTGGTAGGGTCCGGCCGCTCCAGCCTGCTCGAGACCATCTTCGGCATCTACACGACTGGGCGAAGCGCGGTCCTCCTCGCGGGCCGCCCCATCGGACATCTGCCGCCCCACGAGCGAATCCGGCTAGGCCTGTACCTCGTCCCGGAGAATCGTCGCTTGAAGGGTCTCGTCACGAGTGCCTCGGTGAAGGAAAACCTCAGCATGGTCCATCTCCGCGAGACCTGCCGCTTCGGGTT
This genomic interval from Limnochorda sp. LNt contains the following:
- a CDS encoding alcohol dehydrogenase catalytic domain-containing protein, with translation MKAAVYGGPGKLDLMDVPRPQVAAHEILVRVRVALICGTDVKTFLRGHHSFKPGDILGHEFTGVVEEVGRDVTVCKPGDRVTVAPYVNCGYCFYCRQGLADLCVDKSYVSNGAFAEYVKLTEFHARKGLYVLPPATSLVRGAFTEPLACVLNGVGDTGIEPADVVLIMGAGPMGLLHLLVARLRGATRLVVSEPQAHRRAMASSFGAHAIHPEEVYEVIMAYTEGRGADRVIVANAVPELVAAAMQLVRPGGRVTLFGGFAPGTTVSIDPNRIHYGRVVLVGESGFAPIHFHRAADLLATGHDALPVERLVTHRFTLDDIGQAFEVAASQQAVKVEIDVEGGE
- a CDS encoding sugar ABC transporter ATP-binding protein, with the translated sequence MDFELQPGEIHAIVGENGAGKSTLVKILSGAIQPSAGTLELYGQPVRLVTPWHALRLGIASVYQERDLVPQLTAAENILLGIEPRRLGLIQGRLLLEQVNALLQEVGVDISLNVPVWQLGASEQQLVEIVKAFAHQPRILLLDEPTASLSRQETDRLFLLLRQWKSRSSIVFISHRLEEVLEVADRITVLRDGQKVATVPRDQASVDHLVSLMIARQIENRFPKIPIAAGRPVLEVRHLTTTKLRDVSLTVRQGEIVGIAGLVGSGRSSLLETIFGIYTTGRSAVLLAGRPIGHLPPHERIRLGLYLVPENRRLKGLVTSASVKENLSMVHLRETCRFGFVNFRREHAMARELVDRFDVRIRSLNQPVATLSGGNQQKVSIARWFARSGSVLLLDEPTQGVDVGAKEEIYRLMVDLARQGLGILLVSSELPELLGMSDRIYVMRDGRITAEFERRHFSQEAILKSALGGR